The Nerophis lumbriciformis linkage group LG07, RoL_Nlum_v2.1, whole genome shotgun sequence genome window below encodes:
- the scrib gene encoding protein scribble homolog isoform X5, with amino-acid sequence MLKCIPLWRCNRHVESVEKRHCNLQAVPDEVFRYSRSLEELLLDANQLKELPKPFFRLLNLRKLGLSDNQIQRLPSEVANFMQLVELDISRNDIPEIPESIKFCRALEIADFSGNPLSRLPDGFTQLRILAHLALNEVSLQALPSDIGNLANLVTLELRENLLKSLPTSLSFLVKLEQLDLGSNELEVLPDTLGALPNLRELWLDRNQLSALPPELGNLRRLVCLDVSENRLEELPSELNGLLALTDLLLTQNQLEVVPDSIGCLKQLSILKVDQNRLTHLTDSIGECENLTELVLTENLLQTLPRSLGKLKKLTNLNVDRNRLEAVPKDLGGCTSLNVLSLRDNRLGKLPAELADATELHVLDVAGNRLQNLPFALTNLNLKAIWLAENQSQPMLKFQTEDDERTGEKVLTCYLLPQQPSPSLENLLQNSVDDSWTDSNLNRVSVIQFQEETKAEDEDDEAAAERRGLQRRATPHPSELKVMKKVIEERRNEGFTSRPEGDDQLSDVQEKRLSDLSNQSHDSQLSDSTVSATSHEERREAVVPSQRHREDLVDGHSHQEEDLDEMEVEYIEPTVHFAEEPIIRVDDEEDGEEGEGSDEDDERPPLPAEKQRLIRKDTPHYKKHFKITKLPKPETVAALLQGFSPDGLSSPTQAAEDEQDEEEEDTISTPLLCHRMEASELEDSRYHVNSSQVKGVSFDQVNNLLIEPARIEEEEHTLTILRQTGGLGISIAGGKGSTPYKGDDEGIFISRVSEDGPAAKAGVKVGDKLLEVNAVDLHEAEHHTAVEALRSSGTAVSMTVLRERMVEPENAITTTPLRPEDDYFPRERRSSGLAFNVEDGHKSGPLQRLSTCLIRNDKGLGFSIAGGKGSTPYRTGDTGIYISRIAEGGAAHRDSTLRVGDRVISINGVDMTEARHDQAVALLTGTSPTIALLVERDPNAPRSPGLSRQRAHSPPPPEPSDSPDQEEEGLTGNQLGQVDEYPIEEVTLVKSGGPLGLSIVGGSDHASHPFGINEPGVFISKVIPHGLACQSGLRVGDRILEVNAIDLRHATHQEAVRALLANKQEIQMLVRRDPSPPGMQEVVIHKQPGEKLGISIRGGAKGHAGNPFDPTDEGIFISKVSSSGAAARDGRLQVGMRILEVNNHSLLGMTHTEAVRVLRAIGDSLVMLVCDGFDPRNVTIVEPSPGIIANPFATGIVRKNSMESISSIDRDLSPEEMDIIQKESEMVRETSQWEKEEMEKVERMRLEREEATRLLEEETENIGTGPLKLDYKTLAALPTTSLQRINRFSSSVSLTTPMEATLQAQYGAPLEGLGFGLSHPSNHHMDLVSSSPSPIIEHGSQFSPNGLSNTDSVSSVTLSVLSEEEECLVDSQSICFKENPFLVANRKGKGLPPGERILSGPPVGYGKQGQLQPWLFSKTPSSEYTRTDSPVRDASYSPTIQPASIHFTSTPNSKDHLPSSTRPGAILPVGRVRPSASLATPDGNNPSPFQHGPSPFNSQTSPRAPSPTSPDEFPMNAKQAYKAFAAVPRSLAVLEPPQDLYAVRNNFHPKQPSPEPELNNEVFDNCIYGQEGANNCGTSQIGARSSLSPDRLEYMSLAAVPRHSRPSLDMQSPSPSGKDSPEQRSFRDRQKYFEIDVKQQTPDKPKPRVSLVGEDDLKKMREEEERKFEQRAREYLLDEEDEDEDEDLSKHVAQMKVTGKVLLDGVEYNVEPVSTPSHLCSTPPSYCGSSGPSSVDGRGDTPRNSLEDSFRLEQRPNSMAGLHPVYGSESAAPIRTAKAERRHQERLRMQSPELATALEKDLSPAEKRALEAEKRAMWRAARMKSLEQDALKAQMVIAKSRDGKKRGTLDQLTESPSPAPTPSPTPIDELSPRGLTSPGRLSLSSKTFDYRQFAAIPSSKPVYDIQSPDALDDLQFIDDASQHPVSAAGLEAEVSTPLPATSALEEMALYSNKRKLRQGRRSLETAVPT; translated from the exons aTTGCCGGATGGTTTTACTCAACTGCGAATACTGGCTCACTTGGCGCTCAACGAGGTGTCATTGCAAGCTTTGCCCAGCGACATTGGAAA TCTGGCCAACCTGGTGACGCTGGAGCTGAGGGAGAACCTGCTTAAGTCCCTACCCAC GTCACTGTCTTTCCTGGTGAAACTGGAACAGCTGGACCTGGGGAGCAATGAACTGGAAGTGTTG CCGGACACCCTAGGTGCTTTGCCCAACCTGAGGGAGCTTTGGCTGGACCGGAACCAGCTGTCCGCGTTACCACCA GAGTTGGGGAACCTCCGGAGACTGGTGTGTCTGGACGTGTCTGAGAATCGTCTGGAGGAGCTCCCGTCTGAGCTCAACGGTCTCCTGGCTCTCACCGACCTGCTGCTCACACAGAACCAGCTGGAGGTCGTTCCAGACAGCATAG GCTGTCTGAAGCAACTTTCCATTCTGAAGGTGGACCAGAACAGACTGACTCACCTGACTGACTCCATAGGAGAGTGTGAAAATTTAACAGAACTCGTATTGACCGAGAACCTTCTCCAA ACACTTCCTCGCTCGCTGGGCAAGCTGAAGAAGCTGACCAACTTGAATGTAGACCGCAACCGCCTGGAAGCTGTGCCCAAAGACCTTGGGGGTTGCACCAGCCTCAATGTGCTATCGCTGAGAGACAACCGCTTGGGAAAACTGCCCGCCGAGCTTGCAGATGCTACGGAGCTGCACGTTCTGGATGTGGCCGGGAACAG ATTACAAAACCTGCCTTTTGCTTTGACCAACCTCAACTTGAAAGCCATCTGGCTGGCAGAGAACCAGTCGCAGCCCATGCTCAAGTTCCAGACCGAGGATGACGAACGCACAGGGGAGAAGGTGTTAACCTGCTATCTGCTGCCTCAGCAGCCTTCGCCTAGCCTCG AGAACCTGCTACAGAACAGCGTTGATGACAGCTGGACAGACAGCAACCTGAACAGAGTGTCGGTCATCCAGTTCCAGGAGGAGACCAAGGCCGAGGACGAGGATGATGAGGCCGCTGCAGAGCGTAGA GGCCTCCAGCGCCGAGCCACACCCCATCCTAGCGAGCTGAAGGTGATGAAGAAAGTAATCGAGGAGAGGCGGAATGAAGGCTTCACGTCTAGACCCGAGGGAGATGATCAGTTGTCTGATGTGCAG GAAAAACGTCTCAGTGACCTTTCCAATCAGAGCCATGATTCCCAGTTGTCCGACAGTACAGTGTCAGCCACCTCTCACGAAGAGAGGCGGGAAGCTGTTGTCCCCTCCCAGAGACATAGAGAGGACCTTGTGGACGGTCACTCTCATCAGGAGGAGGACCTGGATGAAATGGAGGTGGAGTACATTGAG CCCACTGTGCACTTTGCAGAGGAGCCCATCATCCGCGTCGACGATGAGGAAGACGGTGAAGAAGGCGAGGGGAGCGACGAGGACGACGAAAGGCCGCCCTTGCCTGCCGAGAAGCAACGCCTCATCAGGAAGGACACCCCGCACTACAAGAAGCACTTCAAGATCACCAAGTTGCCCAAGCCTGAGACGGTGGCAGCACTGCTGCAGGGCTTCAGCCCCGACGGCCTCAGCTCTCCGACCCAGGCCGCTGAGGATGAGCAGGACGAGGAGGAAGAGGACACCATTAGCACCCCTCTGCTCTGTCACAGAATGGAGGCATCGGAGCTGGAGGACAGCCGGTACCACGTTAATTCCAGCCAGGTCAAG GGGGTGTCATTTGATCAAGTCAATAATCTGCTGATTGAACCTGCTCGAATAGAGGAGGAAGAG CACACCTTAACCATCCTGCGCCAAACAGGCGGCCTCGGCATCAGCATCGCCGGCGGGAAAGGATCAACGCCATACAAGGGGGATGATGAG GGGATTTTCATCTCAAGAGTTTCAGAGGATGGTCCTGCAGCTAAAGCAGGAGTCAAAGTGGGAGACAAACTACTGGAG GTGAACGCTGTAGACCTTCACGAGGCTGAGCATCACACTGCCGTGGAAGCGCTCCGCAGCTCTGGTACGGCCGTCTCCATGACGGTGTTGCGCGAGCGCATGGTGGAGCCGGAGAACGCCATCACCACCACACCGCTGAGGCCGGAAGATGACTACTTCCCACGGGAGAGACGCAGCAGCGGGCTAGCCTTCAATGTGGAGGATGGTCACAAGAGTGGGCCTCTACAGCGGCTTTCCACCTGTCTTATTCGAAATGACAAAGGGCTGGGATTCAGCATCGCTGGGGGCAAGGGCTCCACTCCCTACCGCACAGGGGACACA GGAATTTACATCTCTCGCATTGCAGAGGGGGGAGCAGCCCACAGGGACAGCACGCTACGCGTTGGTGACAGGGTCATCTCT ATCAATGGTGTAGACATGACAGAGGCCAGACATGACCAGGCAGTAGCGCTCCTTACTGGCACCTCACCCACTATCGCCCTCCTGGTGGAGCGAGACCCCAACGCACCACGTTCGCCGGGTCTGTCCCGGCAGCGAGCCCACTCTCCTCCGCCCCCAGAACCCTCGGACTCTCCGGACCAGGAAGAAGAGGGCCTTACCGGAAACCAACTAGGCCAGGTGGATGAGTATCCCATCGAG GAAGTGACTTTGGTCAAGTCGGGCGGTCCTCTCGGCCTGAGCATCGTGGGAGGCAGTGACCACGCGAGCCACCCTTTTGGCATCAACGAACCTGGAGTGTTCATCTCAAAG GTGATTCCTCACGGCCTGGCGTGTCAGAGTGGGTTGCGTGTGGGCGACAGGATACTAGAGGTGAACGCTATCGACCTGCGTCACGCCACGCACCAAGAGGCTGTGCGTGCGCTGCTGGCCAACAAGCAGGAGATCCAAATGCTGGTACGCAGGGACCCTTCGCCGCCTGGCATGCAG GAAGTTGTAATCCATAAGCAGCCTGGGGAGAAGCTTGGCATCAGTATACGCGGTGGAGCCAAAGGTCACGCCGGAAACCCTTTTGACCCAACAGATGAGGGCATCTTCATATCTAAG GTGAGCTCAAGTGGCGCTGCTGCACGAGACGGCCGATTACAAGTGGGCATGCGCATCCTGGAGGTGAACAACCATAGCCTGCTGGGCATGACGCACACAGAGGCTGTGCGGGTACTCCGAGCCATTGGCGACTCCTTGGTGATGCTGGTGTGTGACGGCTTCGACCCGCGCAACGTGACTATTGTTGAA CCATCTCCTGGCATCATCGCAAACCCTTTTGCAACAGGCATCGTCCGTAAGAACAGTATGGAGAGTATCTCTTCTATAGACCGAGACCTGAGCCCAGAGGAGATGGACATCATACAAAAG GAGTCTGAGATGGTGCGAGAGACTTCACAGTGGGAGAAAGAAGAGATGGAGAAAGTG GAGCGTATGCGTTTGGAGCGAGAGGAGGCAACTCGCCTACTTGAAGAGGAGACTGAG AACATTGGCACTGGACCTTTAAAGCTGGACTATAAAACCCTGGCAGCACTACCCACAACCAGCTTGCAGAGGATCAATAGG TTCTCTTCCTCTGTAAGTCTGACCACCCCCATGGAGGCCACCCTGCAGGCCCAGTACGGAGCCCCGTTAGAGGGCCTGGGTTTCGGCTTAAGCCACCCCTCGAACCACCACATGGATCTGGTGTCCTCTTCCCCCAGTCCGATCATAGAACACGGATCCCAGTTCTCTCCCAATGGACTCTCCAACACGGACAGTGTCAGTTCAGTCACTTTGTCAGTATTATCCGAGGAAGAGGAATGCCTGGTGGATTCTCAGTCCATCTGCTTCAAGGAAAACCCTTTTTTGGTGGCAAACCGCAAAGGCAAGGGCCTACCGCCTGGCGAGCGGATCCTATCGGGTCCGCCAGTGGGCTACGGGAAGCAGGGCCAGCTGCAGCCTTGGTTGTTCAGCAAG ACACCTTCTTCTGAGTACACCAGGACAGACAGTCCAGTCAGAGATGCATCTTACTCTCCCACCATCCAACCG GCAAGCATTCATTTCACTTCCACCCCCAACAGCAAGGACCACCTTCCATCATCT ACACGGCCGGGTGCCATCCTGCCGGTTGGGCGCGTGCGGCCAAGCGCCTCGCTGGCCACTCCGGACGGCAACAATCCCAGCCCCTTCCAGCATGGCCCTTCCCCCTTCAACTCCCAGACCTCT CCTCGGGCCCCTTCCCCCACCTCGCCCGACGAGTTTCCCATGAATGCCAAGCAGGCGTACAAGGCGTTTGCCGCCGTGCCTCGCTCGCTGGCAGTGCTGGAGCCGCCGCAG GACCTATATGCTGTAAGGAACAATTTCCATCCAAAGCAACCTTCTCCGGAG CCTGAATTGAACAATGAAGTGTTCGACAACTGCATTTACGGTCAAGAGGGAGCCAATAATTGTGGGACCAGCCAGATCGGCGCCCGGTCCTCCCTCTCCCCTGACCGTTTGGAGTACATGAGCCTGGCAGCTGTGCCTCGCCATTCCAGGCCGTCCCTGGACATGCAG AGTCCGTCGCCCAGTGGCAAGGACAGCCCAGAGCAGCGCTCCTTCAGGGACAGACAGAAATACTTTGAGATCGACGTGAAGCAGCAGACACCTGACAAGCCCAAACCTCGTGTCTCGCTCGTTGGGGAGGATGACCTGAAGAAAATGAGAGAGGAGGAAG AGCGTAAGTTTGAGCAGCGTGCGCGGGAGTACCTACTGGACGAAGAAGACGAGGATGAGGACGAGGACCTGTCCAAGCATGTGGCGCAGATGAAGGTCACAGGCAAGGTGTTGCTGGATGGAGTGGAGTACAACGTGGAGCCGGTGTCCACGCCATCGCACTTGTGCTCTACGCCTCCCAGCTACTGTGGAAGTTCAGG GCCCTCGTCAGTAGATGGTAGAGGAGACACCCCGAGGAATTCACTGGAGGACAGCTTCAGACTGGAACAGCGACCCAACTCCATGGCTGG GCTGCACCCAGTCTATGGCAGCGAGTCTGCAGCTCCCATCCGCACCGCCAAAGCGGAGCGCAGACACCAAGAAAGACTCCGCATGCAGAGTCCGGAACTGGCCACAGCCCTAGAAAAGGACCTCTCCCCGGCCGAGAAGCGAGCCCTGGAGGCGGAGAAGAGAGCCATGTGGAGAGCAGCACG GATGAAATCGCTGGAGCAGGATGCGCTCAAAGCCCAGATGGTCATCGCCAAATCTCGGGACGGGAAGAAACGCGGAACGCTGGACCAACTGACGGAGTCGCCCTCACCGGCGCCCACACCCTCTCCCACCCCAATTGACG AGCTGAGTCCTCGAGGACTAACTTCTCCGGGCAGACTG TCCCTGTCGTCAAAGACGTTTGACTACCGACAGTTTGCCGCCATTCCTTCTTCCAAACCAGTATACGACATCCAG